agttctttgttttatttcctGTGATGCTTTTTGTGCTCGATTCGATTCGATTCGATTGTTGATCGATTTGAGCTTCAGTTTCGGTTGGTTGAGATTGGTAACGGATTTGATCATTTGGGTATTTTTCATATTCTTAATTTAAGGTCGAAGGCgtatttgattaattatgtTAAAGTTGAGCAATAATTCTGTATGTTCTCTGAATTTTTACCAATTATATTAGCTTCTTTAGTGGCCGTCCATGAATTATAAATCAATGATTTGTGTATTTGAATTTGGAATAACTGTGTATTCAATTTCCTGTTGTTGGAGGAAATGGAATCTTCTATTAGAGATTTATTAcacaaatgaaaagaaacaaaaatcaaagagagCATATAAGGTGTGTAGAATGTTTTtacagagagaaaaaaaaaatggttttaggAAAAGGAAAGATCGTTTGGGTCAGTCCGTTTGTGTCTGTGTTTATGTGAAATgtcaaaagtttaaatatatattgtaaaagtAAACGAGTTTATGTTTCTCTGAAAAAAGTGAGTATGTTAACGACTTGATTGGAGAATCTGTTTTGCTATTCTGAGGAGCTTTGTATTGATCTAAGACATGTCTGCAACATCGTGTGGGAGCTTTGTTCTAATGTATGTTTACCTGATTAGGAGTGACTTACTAGTACTTTCGAGGTTTTCTTCTATGAttactgtattttttttttcttcttttttttcattttgtatatgggatttctttgattatatATGTAATTGTCTAACATTCACCCCCTCCCCTCCCATCACTGCCaagttgataaaaaagaaaatgtatctTTGCTGACCCAGCAAATCCTTAGATGGTTATTGGACCGCAAAGTTTGTGCTTAATTCTGCGATTTGTTATCTTTGGTCTTTATCATGAATTCAGTAAACTGGGAATAAGTTGATCACGATTGATTTTATAATCCATAAGTTGCTACTACttctttcacttcttttttcttttttagttagTACACCCGAGCAATCACTAATGATATTTGGATTCTGGAATGAACAAAAATGACTTAAAGACATGAAAAACAGCAAATTGCCATGGGTATGGAGAACTATAGATGTAGTCGCATGGCACTAAAGTCGATGAAAATTACGTAATATCTTGTTTAAATTTTTCACTTTGTGTCGGAGCGGGTTATTTCAAGTATACTTTTACTCAAAATCAACCCAAAGTGTATAGTGGGATTGTGCCGATCGATTAATGCATTGAATCAAGTGAAATTCCAGCTTATTAGAGTTCACCTAATCATGAGGTAGGATGAGTTGAATGTGCTACCTAGTTGGACACCTTACGAAGTGTATAAAGCTGTAGCTATTTTGTTCATTGTATGATTGCTCAGTCGGGTGAGATGACTAATGCAATATTGAGAGGACCTGAAAGAATGCCTCAGATGAGGCAAAGCTTTATGGCATGATTATGAGGAAGTATTGGAGTGTTATGACTGACCAATTAACGTGGATGAAGGTAGGGACATAGCAGAATGAAGGTCTGTCCTTTTATGTACTCGAGTGTCTAGAATCTTGGGGTAAAATACTGCTTGATTAAGGTGTCTGTCATATGCTTTGCTTTTACTTATGGACGAGTGTGTTGTGTAGTTAGCTGCTTTCATGGGAAATTATCAATTAGAAGCCTATTTCAAACTTGTTGGGAtcaatatttaattatcattGGTGACATACGACTAATATGAGCATCTGACTTTGTTATAGAATGCTTTTCATTTGGTAACTGGTTGCTTGAATTGTGGCAATCAGCCGcttatatattcaaattttgtGTATGATTGCATAAGAGTTTAATTCCTTTTTCGAGTTAATTTTCATTGCACCATTAGCAAAATCATTCTATTGCTTTCATATATGTGCTTGTTTGCATCTTACTGTGTTTTAGTCCTCCATGTTGGATGGAGAATGCTCCATATCATCAGTTTTCCCCCTTAGTCtccaaatattttctttagttttgctAATTATGTTCAGTTCCATCAGAGGAGAAGAAAATTACTTGGGTTGAATTATGTGGCTTCTGTTTCTAATTGTGATAGGGTTAATTCTATGTTCCATTTCTGAAGTTCATCATTGGAAGGAGAATGAGGATTTTAGTAGTTCCCTTTTTGGGTACATATTTCTCAATGACAATTTGCGTAACGTTTGTGAACatggttactttttttttgttatgcgGCTGTCCTCTGCCTTTCACAGTTATCAGAATCGTTAATAGGAACTTTTTTACCTTTCTGTTTCTCCAGCAGGACAAGGGTCGACCACTGCCAAAATTTGGTGATTGGGATGTCAACGATCCTGCTTCAGCTGAGGGATTTACTGTGATTTTTAATAAGGCTAGGGATGAGAAGAAGACGGGTGGCAAACCAGAGTCACCAGGAAAGGGTGATCCTCAAATTAAGCCTGGAGTGGATCCTGGCAAGCCTCAGCCTGTAAGATGCTATTTGCTTTCTTTATTTCTAGAACTGAAAAATGGATGATTCATTTTTGCCACTCACTTTTTGTAAAAGCTAATGTGTGATGTGTCACGATTCACTGGTTTTCAGAAAAAATGGTTTTGCTGCATTCAAGACCCACCTACACAATCCTGATAAGGTCCTTCCTGTGTGAGTGCTTCAACATAAGAGAGCATGTTTTTCTGTAACTAGCTCCACCATATTTGCCCCAAAGAAGATGGGAGCTGTAGAGCCATGGTGGCCTCTGCTGGAATCAATGTAGTGTGTGCTGTAAAACGATTTGTGGTGAGGGAATAGGTAAAGAAGACAAATACTTATTGTATCTATATGCACTGATGTTGTGGTTTATTTATTAGAAGCCAGGCTATTTCTTCCCATATGTGCCTTGTATTACGCTAGTGCTCTTCTAGAGCTTTGCTTGTGATGTCTGTTCTCTTGTTATTTGTATTATCAAATTGGCCTTGATtatgatatgatttttttttttttaataagtaattattttcattataaaGCGTAAAAGAACACGCAATCTTAGTACACATGATGTTTACATGCGATAACCTTCACTAATGATTCAAAGAACTAATATTCTCAAGCTTTGAGTACTTAGGGGCATTTTACCCTTTTGGATATATACATtacttggccaaaaaaaaaaaaaaaaaggaactgaTACTCTCGAGCCCTTCTACGCACTTTTCGTGATcttcaaaacattttacatTATTTTCGCTATGATTTCTtcttaaataacttttttttattctttttttttttggtggggagAACAAATAGTACTGTGAACAGACAAAAGTCAAGggaaataaagttgaaaaattgGAATACGTCATCACCCAATACAGGGTTACCACTATTTTGCAAACCTTTATTGTCTTACATTGTAATAAGAATTTAAAGTGGGAGAGGAAGGAGATGACCTTAGTAGCACAAAGTGTGctagtcaaataaaaaaaacaaccttACGATAGTGTTCTTATGTGGATTAAGCACTCAGATTCTTACTTTTGTGATTTTATTCCTGCCATAAACCAATTAAGGGGcaaataaagtttttctctaaattgagttaaagaatttttttttctaacagcCTCTTAATTTAACATTTGTCCTTAGAGCAACTCAAAACTCAACCCATTGGCTTCTCTTGTTCTCGAAGAAATGAGGATTTGGACAAGAGTTCTGTTGAAAGTCTAGCTCAAATGAACTTTTATATGGTAGTTACAAACTTTACGTAGAATTCACCATTGAAAACCAGTTTATAAGAGGATGATGCCCAAAAACTTATACACATTATGATTGCACATGAGTCATGTAAAACActtgagaataacttatatagggaggttgcacaaaagtcacattttgtgccaccaataaggaGCTGACACATCAGCTAATTTCATTAGACTTATACTACaaataaaaactcaaccacactaaattatactccaaaaaaattaaaaaaattaatttttttattaaaaaaaaaaagcagatttgaaggggtggccacCTCCCCCAcattgggtggccggccaccgcCCCCAGGCCATGGGTGGTCACGGCCATTCCCATGGTTCTGGGCGGGCGAGCCCTGTATTCGACTGGGTGGTCGGCAGCCAGTTAAATTACGCTGGAGTGGTCATGCCACACCTTTGGTTTGCACTTCCATTAAAGCCACGGGAGTGGGCTCTATGAGCCAACTCTTTATATCGGGTGTGCATGCGGCCAAATGCCAATCCCGGTGATCCGGATTTGGTGAGCATTACAGGTTCATTATTCCCAGCCATGGAGGGCCGCTACGTACACCCCATGGTCTATGCATGGTCATTAATCTTAATGTATCGGCCAccttccaactttttttttttttttttaataaaaaattaattttaatttttttggagtatAATATAATGCGGTTgagttttctgatgtgtcaatttcttattggtggcacaaaaggtgatttttgtgcaacctccctatGTAAGTTATTCTCAAAACACTTATAAAGTAAGTTTCCTCTTATTCTAGGGTTGGTCTGACCTTTACCCTTTGGAGGGAGAGGGGGGCCTGTAAGGGTTGGTCTAACCTTTACCCTTAGCCAACATAGTCGTTTGTTTTCTGGTTATACTATACTACTGTGTAGGGTGAGATCCCCGTGTGAAGCTACCCTTCTTCAAATACACATTGTTCTATATACTAAAAAATGAAACACATTTCTACGGCCTTGTTATTTCCATGCGTCATTGTTGCCAGTCAAAGACTTAGCTTATTGCAACAATGAACTGGTATAAAATAACCAATGATATATGGATGCAGCCTGTGGCTAAGGGTTGCCTTTGGTGCATAGATTGGTCAAAATGGCAGCTAATCTAATGTACGTCCACAGTTGAGCTGAAATACATGTATTTGTGCCTCCAGGACACTATCACTTCAAGGCAAGGCTGCCAAAGAGTAAACAAAACGGTCTCTATGCATGTTGTTTTGTCCTGGAGTAatcacaaaaattcaaaaaggcaAACAAAAGCCTGAAGGAAGAGTCTGGCTTCATGATTCTACAAATTGATAAATATCCTATGGCAATTCCACATCTAAACTCTGGACGTCCCAAGCTTCCGCTCAAACAGCCGGCGCAGAAGGTAAACTTGGAGAATGCTAGCACCAATGAGTGCTGCTGATTCGAAAAAGGCCTTGTGAACAGCCCTCTTGCTCATTCCATCATTTACTGCATTTCCCATTGAAACGGCAAGGTTAGGTTATGAAATGAATGACAAACTAATTCATTACAAGTCTATCTAGCAAATGCTTgtgcaaagagagagagagagagagagagagggtgattTCATGTTCATGCCAACAATGTTTGCACATGAGTGCATGGGCGTGTGGTGTGTACAAACTCTTAACCAAATGGATTAACATCGTATCTATCCAAGTCAGCAACTTTTTTACTCAAAACTAAGAAGGTTTCCTTATGCAGCACCTACAGTATGATGCAATCTCATGACAGAATCAAGCTTGAAGACCTCCGGTTAGAAGGGAACTAAGAGATTCCTTAATATTGTGAAGGGCATGGCAGATATGATAATCAAGTAACTGAACTAATCAGAGAAATCCTATTAGACCAAATCAAACTCCTACTACTAGAGATATCGTTGAAGATGAAGACAAGGAAGATAAACATTAAGCGTCAATAGAAGAACACTCATGATAGAACCCTAGCGTCAAGTGTAAATAGAAGAACACTTCTGATAGGACTCTAGTATTCATCTAGGGTTTAACTTGTATTGTTATTATAGAGTTTAAGTTAGAGTTGATAAGTAACTCAAGTTTGATTATATATAGAAACATTGCCATACCGGTTGAGGTAGGCAGTATTACACAATCCTATATGGTATAAGAGCTATTACACACGACtaacgtcaaattttttttttcctgcttccTTGGCTACTTCCTCCACCACCTCTTTCACTACACTACCTATAACATCTGCTGCTCCCCACAATCCTTTGCACGTCACTAAGGAGCGGACCTACAGCACACCTTGGGGGGTCCATGGCAACcccaaggatttctaaaagccttgcaaatttttttattttttttatttttttNNNNNNNNNNNNNNNNNNNNNNNNNNNNNNNNNNNNNNNNNNNNNNNNNNNNNNNNNNNNNNNNNNNNNNNNNNNNNNNNNNNNNNNNNNNNNNNNNNNNtaaaaaattaattttaatttttttggagtatAATATAATGCGGTTgagttttctgatgtgtcaatttcttattggtggcacaaaaggtgatttttgtgcaacctccctatGTAAGTTATTCTCAAAACACTTATAAAGTAAGTTTCCTCTTATTCTAGGGTTGGTCTGACCTTTACCCTTTGGAGGGAGAGGGGGGCCTGTAAGGGTTGGTCTAACCTTTACCCTTAGCCAACATAGTCGTTTGTTTTCTGGTTATACTATACTACTGTGTAGGGTGAGATCCCCGTGTGAAGCTACCCTTCTTCAAATACACATTGTTCTATATACTAAAAAATGAAACACATTTCTACGGCCTTGTTATTTCCATGCGTCATTGTTGCCAGTCAAAGACTTAGCTTATTGCAACAATGAACTGGTATAAAATAACCAATGATATATGGATGCAGCCTGTGGCTAAGGGTTGCCTTTGGTGCATAGATTGGTCAAAATGGCAGCTAATCTAATGTACGTCCACAGTTGAGCTGAAATACATGTATTTGTGCCTCCAG
This genomic interval from Corylus avellana chromosome ca3, CavTom2PMs-1.0 contains the following:
- the LOC132175187 gene encoding protein NOI4 isoform X1 → MSQDKGRPLPKFGDWDVNDPASAEGFTVIFNKARDEKKTGGKPESPGKGDPQIKPGVDPGKPQPKKWFCCIQDPPTQS
- the LOC132175187 gene encoding protein NOI4 isoform X2, with amino-acid sequence MSDKGRPLPKFGDWDVNDPASAEGFTVIFNKARDEKKTGGKPESPGKGDPQIKPGVDPGKPQPKKWFCCIQDPPTQS